The following coding sequences lie in one Amblyraja radiata isolate CabotCenter1 unplaced genomic scaffold, sAmbRad1.1.pri scaffold_995_ctg1, whole genome shotgun sequence genomic window:
- the LOC116970527 gene encoding negative elongation factor E-like, with translation RKYSTLRKQKKALLAFKKQSSGAQSSKGGIKRSLYDQPLTDTATTTVEAKMLENTGAISAITAENKNSGFKRSHTLEGKLKVRECTW, from the exons agaaagtacAGCACGCTGAGGAAACAG AAGAAAGCGCTGCTGGCCTTCAAGAAGCAGAGTTCAGGAGCTCAGAGCAGCAAGGGAGGCATCAAACGCT cgCTGTACGACCAGCCGCTGACCGACACAGCCAcgaccacagtggaggccaagatgcTGGAGAACACGGGAGCCATCAGTGCCATCACAGCCGAGAACAAGAACTCCGGCTTCAAGCGCTCACACACCCTGGAGGGGAAGCTCAAGGTGAGAGAGTGCACGTGGTAG